One Palaemon carinicauda isolate YSFRI2023 chromosome 5, ASM3689809v2, whole genome shotgun sequence DNA window includes the following coding sequences:
- the LOC137641070 gene encoding rho GTPase-activating protein 29-like: MTESFLPFQSIYCTALDQDIENCTNLSATCNLLQTHKFIEPLSARRNDHEKARKVIKETWHKELKRVTEAVSNLKKSKVIYVQRQQELVKAREATARADNTEILEKLERKREEASVKAREAEATYKACVTESNERHASLLRVKKEVLVQTRELILQCDQTMKAVTVGYFQLQHTVAAPAPIQLQTLCESSRLYEPGSQYMEFVKRLGPSLGHEPQHQPFTFEPYTPGVQEGQGNHDPTANGSLASSDDLQAFIEEQEGRLAGAGGSDTDSVGSSRSAKSGDVSPTASPLAAARRPHTLSSGDELETDPDTADTHYVWGAARRQVMSKAAVTHAFRKLKTPSRCRECDSYVYFHGYECAECGLGCHKKCLETLAIQCGHKRLPRKMTTFGVDLAQHLTETSTPVPHLVLKCVTEIDNRGTKIKVRTRF; this comes from the exons CCTCTGTCAGCGAGGAGGAACGACCACGAGAAAGCCAGGAAGGTCATCAAGGAGACCTGGCACAAGGAGCTCAAACGGGTCACTGAAGCAGTTTCCAACCTGAAGAAGTCCAAGGTCATCTACGTGCAGAGACAACAG GAACTGGTGAAGGCTCGGGAGGCAACTGCAAGGGCTGACAACACGGAAATCCTGGAGAAGttggagaggaagagagaggaagCTTCAGTGAAG gCACGTGAAGCCGAAGCCACTTACAAAGCGTGCGTGACGGAGTCCAACGAGAGACACGCTTCTCTCCTGAGGGTGAAGAAAGAGGTTCTGGTGCAGACTCGAGAGCTCATCCTCCAGTGCGATCAGACCATGAAGGCCGTCACTGTTGGGTATTTCCAGTTGCAGCACACCGTAGCTGCGCCTGCGCCTATCCAG CTTCAAACGCTGTGTGAGAGTTCGAGACTTTATGAACCAGGATCGCAGTACATGGAGTTCGTGAAGAGGTTAGGCCCTTCACTGGGCCACGAACCCCAACACCAGCCCTTCACATTCGAGCCTTATACCCCAGGAGTTCAGGAAGGACAAGGGAACCATGATCCCACAGCCAACGGGTCGCTCGCCAGTTCAGATGACCTACAAG CTTTCATTGAGGAACAGGAAG GTCGACTTGCTGGGGCAGGAGGCAGTGACACTGATAGTGTGGGTTCCTCCAGGTCAGCCAAGAGCGGGGACGTGTCTCCTACTGCATCCCCACTGGCCGCCGCCCGGAGACCTCACACCCTCTCTTCAGGAGACGAACTGGAAACTGATCCTGATACAG CAGACACACACTACGTCTGGGGCGCCGCCCGCCGTCAGGTCATGAGTAAGGCTGCAGTTACACATGCCTTCAGGAAACTTAAGACGCCCTCTCGGTGCCGCGAGTGTGACTCCTACGTCTATTTCCATGGATATGAATGTGCCGAG TGTGGCCTTGGCTGCCACAAGAAATGCCTGGAGACCCTGGCCATCCAGTGTGGCCACAAGAGGCTGCCGAGAAAGATGACGACCTTCGGAGTGGACCTGGCTCAGCATCTGACGGAGACGAGCACCCCGGTGCCTCATCTCGTCCTCAAGTGCGTGACGGAAATAGATAACCGAGGGACGAAGATAAAGGTGAGGACTCGGTTCTGA